The Streptomyces sp. NBC_00162 sequence GGCACAGCTCGCCGGAGTACCGGTCGACGAGCCGGCGCAGCGGCGCGGTGCAGTGGGCGTACGGGGCCGCGACCGCCGCGTGGATCGCCGGGTCCGGGGCCTGGCCGCCGCTGAAGACGGTGTAACCGGCGCCGCGCAGCAGGGCCGTGCACTCCTGGAGGAAGGCCGCGTGGTCGGGCCGGTGCGGGTCGAGGGAGCGTACGAGTTCGGCGTACGGGACGTGGTGCGGCCAGTCGATCCGCAGGGCCTTCGCCGCCCGCCGGAGTCTGCCGACGGCGCCGTCGGGCGCCCTGGGGAGGGTGCGCAGGATGCCGGTCCCGGCGGCCAGCATCAGGTCGGCCGCGGCGATGCCGGTCATGAGGGAGATCTGGGCGTTCCAGCCGTCCGCGGGGAGCGGGGCGCGGTAGGCCAGCGTGTACGAGCCGTCGTGCGCGACGACCTCCTGCTCGGGCACGTTCAGCGAGATGCCGCCGCGCTCCACTTCGAGGGCCTCGCGGAGCCGGCCGATGTCCTCGAGGAGGGCGACGGGCTCCTCCGCCGTACCGGTGTCGATGGCCTTCTGCACGCCGTCGTAGTCGAGCTTGGCCCGGCTGCGCACGAGCGCGCGGCGGATGTCGGTGGTCTCCACCCGGCCCTCGGCGTCGAGGTCGAGGCGCCACAGCAGCGCGGGGCGGGTCTGGTCGGGCAGCAGGCTGGCCGCGCCCTCCGAGAGCACGGCCGGGTGCAGCGGGACCTTGCCGTCGGGGAAGTAGAGGGTGCTGACGCGGCGGTGGGCCTCCGCGTCGAGCGGGCCGCCCGGGGTGACGAAGGCGGCGACGTCGGCGATGGCGTAGTGGACCCGGAAGCCGCCGGCGGGCCGCCTCGCCAGGTGCATGGCCTGGTCGAGGTCGCGGGAGGTGGGCGGGTCGACGGTGAAGAAGGGGAGGTCGGTGGCGTCGGTGTCGGGCAGGCGGGGTTCCCGGGCGGCCCGCTCGGCCTCGGCGAGCACCTCGGCCGGGAACTCCTCCGGCACACCCAGCTTCGTCCGCAGTTCACCCAGGGCGGCCCGCAGGCCGGCCCCGTCTGCGCCGGTCATGTGCATCGGACGGCGTGGCATGCACCGAGCCTATGGGCGGCGGGCCCGGACGGCACGGCGAGGCGTCTACCCTGGCCCGGGGGCCGCATCCCCTGCGACGTGTCGTACCGAAGGAGATCCACCGTGCTCGTGCTGCTGCCGCCGTCCGAAGGAAAGGCCGCCGGCGGCTCCGGCGCACCGCTGAAGCCGGAGTCGCTGTCGCTGTCGGGTCTGGCCGAGGCCCGTGCGGCGGTCCTGGACGAGCTGGTCGAGCTGTGCGCGGCCGACGAACTCAAGGCCCGCGAGGTGCTGGGCCTGAGCGAGGGTCTGCGCGGCGAGGTCGCCAAGAACGTGGAGCTGCGCTCGGCGCCGGCCCGGCCGGCCGGGGAGATCTACACCGGGGTGCTGTACGACGCCCTGGGGCTGGCGGACCTGGCCCCGGCGGCGCGGGCGCTGGCCGAGGACGCGCTGCTGGTCTTTTCGGGGCTGTGGGGTGCGGTGCGGATCACCGACCGGATCCCGTCGTACCGCTGCTCGATGGGCGTGAAGCTGCCGGGGTGCGGGGCGCTGGGGGCGTACTGGCGGGGGCCGATGGCGCAGGTGCTGCCCGCGGTCGCCGGGGAGGGGCTGGTGCTGGACCTGCGGTCGGCGGCGTACGCCTCGGCATGGAAGCCGAAGGGGGAGGTGGCGGGGCGGACGGCCACCGTGCGGGTGCTGCACTCGCAGCTGGTGGACGGGGTGGAGAAGCGGTCCGTGGTGAGCCACTTCAACAAGGCCACGAAGGGCCGGTTGGTGCGGGATCTGCTGCTGGCCGGAGCCGTGCCGTCCGGTCCCGCCGAGCTGGTCACGGCCCTGCGGGACCTGGGCTACGTCGTCGAGGCCGAGGCCCCCGCGAAGGCCGGCAAGGCCTGGGCCCTGGACGTGGTGGTCACCCAGATCCACTGACCCGCCGTTGCCGGCCTGACCGGCAGGACACCCCCTAGCGGCCCAGGGGCCAGGCCAGGGCCGTGGGGGTCTGGGAGGACGCGCCGGCGTAGGTGGCGCAGGCGTCCGTCAGGGTTTCCAGGAGGGTGAGGGGGTCCGGGAGGGCGTGGTCCATGCCGCGCAGCCAGGTCACCGACTGGTCACCGGGGAGGGCCGCCGGGGGCACCAGGACGTAGCTGCCGCGGCAGTGCCAGCGCAGGCCCGGGTGCTCGTCCATCGTCTCGGGGTGGCAGTCCAGTTCGCAGGGCCACCACTCGTCCTCGTCCTCGGGGGTGCCGCGGGTGGCGGTGAAGAAGAGCATCCGGGCCTGGTCCCCGGTGCCGCCCGATTCGGCGACGGGGCCGACCTCGATGCCGGCTTCCAGCAGGCGGGCGAGC is a genomic window containing:
- a CDS encoding RNB domain-containing ribonuclease, whose protein sequence is MPRRPMHMTGADGAGLRAALGELRTKLGVPEEFPAEVLAEAERAAREPRLPDTDATDLPFFTVDPPTSRDLDQAMHLARRPAGGFRVHYAIADVAAFVTPGGPLDAEAHRRVSTLYFPDGKVPLHPAVLSEGAASLLPDQTRPALLWRLDLDAEGRVETTDIRRALVRSRAKLDYDGVQKAIDTGTAEEPVALLEDIGRLREALEVERGGISLNVPEQEVVAHDGSYTLAYRAPLPADGWNAQISLMTGIAAADLMLAAGTGILRTLPRAPDGAVGRLRRAAKALRIDWPHHVPYAELVRSLDPHRPDHAAFLQECTALLRGAGYTVFSGGQAPDPAIHAAVAAPYAHCTAPLRRLVDRYSGELCLAAVAGVEPPQWAVAALEALPKEMADGARLANTAERECVDLVEAALLKDRVGETFEATVIDVDDREPLEGTVHLEDPAVVGRVVSTTGELPLGERILVRLTEADPGAAKVLFAPA
- the yaaA gene encoding peroxide stress protein YaaA, giving the protein MLVLLPPSEGKAAGGSGAPLKPESLSLSGLAEARAAVLDELVELCAADELKAREVLGLSEGLRGEVAKNVELRSAPARPAGEIYTGVLYDALGLADLAPAARALAEDALLVFSGLWGAVRITDRIPSYRCSMGVKLPGCGALGAYWRGPMAQVLPAVAGEGLVLDLRSAAYASAWKPKGEVAGRTATVRVLHSQLVDGVEKRSVVSHFNKATKGRLVRDLLLAGAVPSGPAELVTALRDLGYVVEAEAPAKAGKAWALDVVVTQIH
- a CDS encoding bifunctional DNA primase/polymerase; this translates as MGSESGRVKRGEQSRISQWLRRRPKPAVEDPAEEREALLLAVAAAGLPLSPAAHPAGYRCSCDRIGCPTPARHPLSFAWQTQSTTDRAQVERWARNQPQANFITATGMVHDVLDVPLEAGAAALARLLEAGIEVGPVAESGGTGDQARMLFFTATRGTPEDEDEWWPCELDCHPETMDEHPGLRWHCRGSYVLVPPAALPGDQSVTWLRGMDHALPDPLTLLETLTDACATYAGASSQTPTALAWPLGR